From Deltaproteobacteria bacterium, a single genomic window includes:
- a CDS encoding DUF177 domain-containing protein has translation MKIKVSEILPEGLVLRAKEREPWFAEVLRDAFQQDYQAGQNGGLHLKVLKTCDNVSLEGEVEVDLNPVCSRCLKAFPFHSQIPIDLVMAPSEGVDSEPVEEELVVDDIDFSFYEGNEIDVGKMVREALVLSVPIRWLCREDCRGICPQCGQNLNEKICECLPRQSNRPLAVLKDFPVKKRRKH, from the coding sequence GTGAAGATTAAGGTTTCCGAGATTCTTCCCGAGGGTCTCGTACTTCGGGCAAAGGAGAGAGAACCCTGGTTTGCCGAGGTCTTGCGTGACGCCTTTCAACAAGATTACCAGGCTGGCCAGAACGGGGGCTTGCACCTCAAGGTTCTAAAAACCTGTGACAACGTCAGTCTTGAGGGAGAAGTAGAGGTTGACCTGAATCCGGTCTGTTCTCGCTGTCTGAAGGCTTTCCCTTTTCATTCGCAGATTCCGATTGATCTTGTGATGGCCCCGTCTGAAGGGGTTGATAGTGAGCCTGTTGAGGAGGAACTGGTTGTGGATGATATCGATTTTTCCTTCTATGAGGGGAATGAGATTGATGTCGGCAAGATGGTTCGGGAGGCGTTGGTTTTGTCTGTCCCGATTCGCTGGCTCTGTCGGGAAGACTGTCGGGGAATCTGTCCTCAGTGCGGTCAGAACTTAAATGAGAAGATCTGTGAGTGTCTCCCCCGTCAGAGTAATCGGCCGCTTGCTGTACTCAAGGATTTTCCAGTAAAAAAAAGGAGGAAGCATTGA
- the atpC gene encoding ATP synthase F1 subunit epsilon, translated as MSKLRLIIVTPEKPIASEEVDEVVLPGIEGQFGVLPEHTTLLSELGNGALTFKKGNQSQTVQIFGGFCEVRQNQVTVLADQAG; from the coding sequence ATGTCAAAATTGAGACTTATTATTGTGACGCCTGAAAAACCGATTGCCTCGGAAGAGGTGGATGAGGTTGTTCTTCCTGGTATTGAGGGCCAGTTTGGCGTCCTTCCGGAACATACCACCCTGCTCAGCGAATTGGGAAATGGAGCCTTGACCTTCAAAAAGGGGAACCAATCCCAGACAGTTCAGATTTTCGGTGGTTTTTGTGAGGTGCGACAAAATCAGGTCACCGTTTTGGCGGATCAGGCCGGTTGA
- the atpD gene encoding F0F1 ATP synthase subunit beta: MAQKELPKGKITQVMGPVVDIQFPAGALPDLYTALKVSNPSINNKPWNLVLEVAHHLGESIVRCIAMDSSEGLVRGAEVLNTGEPIKVPVGKEVLGRIINVVGEPVDEQGPVQAKAYYPIHRSSPKFVEQSTTTEIFETGIKVIDLLAPYVKGGKIGLFGGAGVGKTVMIMELIHNVAMEHGGYSVFGGVGERTREGNDLWHEMKESGVIGKTALVYGQMNEPPGARARVGLTALTVAEYFRDEERQDVLLFIDNIFRFTQAGSEVSALLGRIPSAVGYQPTLSTDLGELQERITSTTKGSITSVQAIYVPADDLTDPAPATTFAHLDATTVLSRQIAELGIYPAVDPLDSTSRVLTPEVLGEEHYRVARDVQKILQRYKDLQDIIAILGMDELSEEDKLVVSRARKVQKFLSQPFFVAAQFTGLEGKYVKLAETIRGFCEIIEGKYDDLPEQAFYMVGTIEEVITKAQKLAA, translated from the coding sequence ATGGCCCAGAAAGAGTTACCCAAGGGAAAGATTACGCAAGTTATGGGGCCGGTGGTTGATATCCAGTTTCCTGCCGGTGCCCTGCCGGACCTTTATACGGCCTTGAAGGTCTCCAATCCTTCCATCAATAATAAACCCTGGAATCTGGTGCTCGAGGTGGCTCACCACTTAGGTGAGAGTATCGTTCGTTGTATTGCGATGGACTCGAGTGAAGGTTTGGTCCGTGGGGCCGAAGTGCTCAATACCGGAGAGCCGATCAAGGTTCCTGTGGGAAAAGAGGTATTGGGACGGATTATCAACGTAGTTGGTGAACCGGTAGATGAGCAGGGACCGGTTCAGGCAAAGGCCTACTATCCGATCCATCGTTCGTCGCCAAAATTTGTTGAACAGAGCACCACAACCGAGATTTTTGAAACCGGAATCAAGGTCATTGACCTGCTGGCCCCCTACGTCAAGGGGGGGAAGATCGGTCTCTTCGGAGGTGCCGGCGTCGGAAAGACCGTCATGATCATGGAACTGATCCATAACGTCGCCATGGAGCATGGGGGCTATTCGGTATTTGGTGGTGTTGGTGAGAGAACACGCGAGGGGAATGACCTTTGGCATGAGATGAAGGAGTCAGGGGTTATTGGCAAGACGGCGCTTGTTTACGGCCAGATGAACGAGCCGCCGGGTGCGCGTGCCCGCGTTGGACTAACCGCCTTAACGGTGGCCGAGTATTTCCGCGACGAAGAACGTCAGGATGTCTTGCTTTTTATCGACAACATCTTTCGGTTTACGCAGGCCGGTTCGGAGGTTTCGGCCTTGCTCGGTCGTATTCCATCGGCCGTCGGTTATCAACCAACCCTTTCGACCGACTTGGGTGAGTTGCAGGAGAGAATCACCTCAACCACCAAAGGTTCTATCACCTCGGTACAGGCGATTTATGTCCCTGCAGACGACCTGACCGATCCCGCCCCGGCGACCACCTTTGCCCATCTTGATGCTACAACCGTCTTGTCGCGGCAGATTGCCGAACTGGGAATCTATCCGGCCGTTGATCCCCTGGATTCGACCTCCCGTGTCTTGACCCCCGAGGTCCTTGGTGAGGAGCATTACCGTGTGGCCCGTGATGTTCAGAAGATCCTGCAGCGTTACAAGGATCTGCAGGATATCATTGCGATCCTCGGCATGGATGAATTGTCCGAGGAGGACAAGCTGGTTGTCTCCCGTGCCCGAAAGGTTCAGAAATTTCTTTCCCAGCCGTTCTTTGTGGCGGCCCAATTCACGGGCTTGGAAGGAAAATATGTGAAGCTGGCAGAGACGATCCGTGGATTTTGCGAAATTATTGAAGGGAAATATGATGATCTGCCGGAGCAGGCGTTTTATATGGTTGGGACTATTGAAGAGGTTATTACAAAGGCACAAAAACTGGCGGCCTGA
- the atpG gene encoding ATP synthase F1 subunit gamma, with translation MATLKTIRKRIASVRNTQKITKAMKMVAAAKLRRAQQRVVQARPYSMRVEEMLQYVAALSPLHPLLQERENPTRAEYLILTSDRGLCGGFNGNLLRRIEEQIRQPDLNYTETRLHVIGKKGRDFFKSRSRDLASCETGLYEKFEFGQAEKMADDFIRGYLEEKFDHLYLVYNYFKSAISQEVRIERILPVRRQSLSDYLPEYLYEPDRNTILETLIRKSLGTLVYRAFLESMASELGARMSAMESATNNCSDFIYRLTLQLNRARQASITKELMDIVNGAEALK, from the coding sequence ATGGCAACCCTAAAGACCATTCGAAAAAGGATCGCCTCGGTCAGGAACACCCAGAAGATTACCAAGGCGATGAAAATGGTGGCAGCGGCAAAACTCCGCCGTGCCCAGCAGCGGGTTGTTCAGGCACGTCCCTATTCAATGAGGGTTGAGGAGATGCTTCAGTATGTGGCGGCCCTTTCTCCATTGCATCCCCTTCTGCAGGAAAGGGAGAATCCCACCCGGGCTGAATATTTAATCCTTACGTCGGACCGTGGATTATGCGGCGGGTTTAATGGAAATCTCTTGAGAAGGATCGAAGAGCAGATCCGCCAACCAGATTTAAATTACACCGAGACACGCCTGCATGTCATTGGCAAGAAGGGGCGGGATTTTTTTAAATCGAGAAGTCGGGATCTGGCCTCCTGTGAAACTGGTCTCTATGAGAAGTTTGAATTTGGTCAGGCAGAAAAGATGGCGGATGATTTCATTCGTGGATATCTGGAGGAGAAGTTTGATCACCTCTACCTCGTTTATAATTACTTCAAGTCAGCGATCTCTCAGGAAGTCCGTATCGAAAGAATTTTGCCTGTGAGGCGCCAGAGCCTCTCGGATTATCTGCCGGAGTATCTTTATGAACCGGATCGGAATACGATTTTGGAGACGTTGATTCGGAAGAGCCTTGGAACATTGGTCTACCGGGCCTTTTTGGAATCAATGGCCAGTGAGCTTGGGGCCAGGATGTCTGCCATGGAGAGTGCTACAAACAATTGTTCCGATTTTATTTATCGATTGACGCTTCAACTCAACCGTGCCCGTCAGGCCTCTATCACGAAGGAGTTGATGGATATCGTTAATGGAGCGGAGGCGTTGAAATAA
- a CDS encoding F0F1 ATP synthase subunit alpha: MEIRAEEISNIIKTQIKNFGKMVEVSEVGTVLSVGDGVARVHGLEKVMAGELVEFQSGLRGIVLNLEEDNVGIAVMGHDTEIREGDTVRRTGRIAEVPIGPASMGRVVNALGEPIDGLGPINTKETRKIEVKAPGIVYRRSVHEPLQTGLKAIDAMIPIGRGQRELIIGDRQTGKTAIAIDTIINQKGQGVYCFYVAIGQKQSTVAQVVEKLKNAGAMEYTTVIAANASDPAPLQFLAPYSGCAMAEYYRDSGKHALIIYDDLSKHAVAYRQLSLILRRPPGREAFPGDVFYLHSRLLERAAKMSAEQGGGSLTALPVIETQAGDVSAYIPTNVISITDGQIYLEADLFYAGVRPAVNVGLSVSRVGGNAQIKAMKQVAGTLRLELAQYRELAAFAQFGSDLDKATQAQLARGERLVEVLKQGQYQPMPVAHQILQIFAATNGYIDDYPVASAQKYMKEMIRFIQTNHPDLEKKVNDKKMLDDEIKGGVKRVLDEFKISFQA; this comes from the coding sequence ATGGAGATACGAGCAGAAGAGATCAGCAATATCATCAAGACCCAAATAAAAAATTTTGGAAAAATGGTTGAGGTCTCCGAAGTCGGCACCGTTCTTTCGGTAGGAGACGGTGTTGCGCGGGTTCATGGCTTGGAAAAAGTGATGGCGGGCGAACTCGTGGAATTTCAGTCGGGACTTCGCGGCATTGTCCTGAACCTGGAAGAGGACAATGTCGGTATTGCCGTCATGGGGCATGATACGGAGATCCGCGAGGGAGACACCGTTCGAAGGACCGGTCGTATTGCTGAGGTTCCGATTGGTCCCGCCTCGATGGGGCGTGTTGTGAACGCCCTTGGGGAACCGATTGACGGTCTTGGGCCGATCAACACCAAAGAGACACGCAAGATTGAGGTGAAGGCACCTGGTATTGTCTATCGTCGTTCGGTCCACGAACCTCTTCAGACCGGGCTTAAGGCGATTGATGCGATGATCCCGATCGGTCGTGGCCAACGCGAACTTATTATCGGGGACCGACAGACGGGCAAAACGGCGATCGCGATTGACACGATCATTAATCAAAAAGGCCAGGGTGTCTATTGCTTCTATGTGGCGATTGGGCAGAAACAGTCGACCGTTGCCCAGGTGGTTGAGAAACTCAAGAATGCCGGCGCGATGGAATATACGACTGTCATTGCAGCTAATGCCTCCGATCCCGCACCGCTGCAGTTTTTGGCCCCCTATTCCGGTTGCGCCATGGCGGAGTATTATCGGGATAGCGGAAAACATGCCCTTATCATCTATGATGATCTTTCCAAGCATGCGGTTGCCTATCGGCAACTTTCATTGATTTTGAGGCGCCCTCCCGGACGCGAGGCATTTCCTGGCGACGTTTTTTATCTCCACTCACGTCTCTTGGAGCGGGCCGCCAAGATGTCGGCGGAACAGGGAGGTGGCTCCTTGACCGCCCTGCCGGTCATTGAAACGCAGGCGGGCGACGTCTCGGCCTATATCCCGACAAATGTTATTTCGATTACTGACGGTCAGATCTATCTTGAGGCAGACCTCTTTTATGCCGGTGTGCGTCCGGCGGTCAACGTGGGGCTTTCCGTCTCACGCGTGGGTGGAAATGCCCAGATCAAGGCGATGAAGCAGGTGGCGGGAACGCTTCGGCTGGAACTGGCCCAGTATCGCGAACTGGCGGCGTTTGCCCAGTTTGGAAGCGATTTGGACAAGGCAACGCAGGCCCAATTGGCACGTGGCGAACGCCTTGTCGAGGTGTTGAAACAGGGGCAGTACCAACCAATGCCGGTGGCCCACCAGATCCTGCAAATCTTTGCCGCAACCAACGGCTATATCGATGACTATCCCGTTGCCTCGGCCCAAAAATATATGAAGGAGATGATCCGGTTTATACAGACCAATCACCCTGACTTGGAAAAGAAAGTTAATGACAAGAAGATGCTCGATGATGAGATCAAGGGCGGCGTTAAAAGGGTCTTGGACGAATTCAAGATCAGTTTTCAGGCGTAA
- the atpH gene encoding ATP synthase F1 subunit delta, whose protein sequence is MMNGSLPRRYARAVFSLAQEGGRLGEYVSCLEGLGKIFVESSIALETMAESSYSRADRLKILEEILKKVSIPLLLKNFLFLLVHKERFSLFPQICREFFSLRDEVEGVIRIQVYSPKTPTEEDLRSIETLLSTRLRKKIKASAVESPELIGGMMVRVGETLYDGSIKRDLERMKKAMLERSFN, encoded by the coding sequence ATGATGAACGGATCACTGCCAAGACGGTATGCGAGGGCGGTTTTCTCCTTGGCTCAGGAGGGTGGGCGGCTGGGGGAGTATGTTTCCTGCCTGGAGGGCCTCGGCAAAATTTTTGTCGAATCCTCCATCGCCCTGGAAACAATGGCCGAGTCCTCTTATTCAAGGGCGGATCGCCTCAAGATTCTGGAAGAGATCCTCAAAAAGGTTTCAATTCCGTTGCTACTCAAGAACTTCCTGTTTTTGCTTGTTCACAAGGAGAGGTTCTCTCTGTTTCCGCAAATCTGCCGGGAGTTCTTTTCACTTCGTGATGAGGTTGAAGGGGTTATTCGTATTCAAGTCTATTCCCCCAAGACTCCCACAGAGGAGGACTTGCGATCGATCGAGACCCTTTTGTCCACGCGGCTTCGCAAAAAGATCAAGGCGTCGGCTGTTGAAAGTCCTGAGCTGATTGGTGGCATGATGGTTCGTGTGGGAGAGACCCTTTATGATGGATCGATCAAGAGGGATCTCGAGAGAATGAAAAAGGCGATGTTGGAGAGAAGTTTTAATTAA
- a CDS encoding ATP synthase F0 subunit B: MMNDFLNAGMHWKTLNFALFLTFLYFVLRKPVAEFWKTRTHKIEFDLEEAARLHREAAVRVIDLEKRIDHLDQESKKIIQTLRDEGESEKKKILNETGGLVEKVRQDADRIMHQEIQRTKEQLKREIVEASLERARQLLQENFNDSDQQKLGQKFLHQLGGQL; encoded by the coding sequence ATGATGAACGATTTTTTGAACGCCGGGATGCATTGGAAAACGCTCAACTTCGCCCTTTTTCTGACGTTCCTCTATTTTGTGTTGCGAAAGCCTGTTGCAGAATTCTGGAAGACACGAACCCACAAGATCGAATTCGACCTGGAAGAGGCGGCGCGCCTCCACAGAGAGGCGGCGGTCAGAGTGATTGATTTGGAGAAACGGATTGACCACTTGGATCAGGAGTCAAAAAAAATCATTCAGACCTTGCGTGACGAGGGGGAATCCGAAAAGAAAAAAATCTTGAATGAAACAGGCGGTCTTGTTGAAAAAGTCAGGCAGGATGCCGATCGAATTATGCATCAGGAGATTCAGAGGACAAAGGAACAGTTGAAGAGAGAGATCGTTGAGGCGTCACTGGAGCGGGCCAGACAGCTTCTACAGGAAAATTTCAACGATTCCGATCAGCAAAAGTTGGGTCAGAAATTTTTGCACCAGTTGGGAGGACAATTATGA
- a CDS encoding ATP synthase F0 subunit B has protein sequence MDLLPNQTLVFQWFIFITAALALHWGVFRPIIRILSLREEKTVGEQKRTVQLIKRGERLANDYARKIDEARTLGGRERGSVLREAEEFQRQTLQQAKEEVNRQIESLRLTLEREARQASIELKKYSNEAAQETVEKILERKLS, from the coding sequence ATGGATCTATTACCAAATCAAACTCTGGTGTTTCAGTGGTTTATCTTTATTACGGCCGCTTTGGCCCTTCATTGGGGGGTGTTCCGGCCGATCATCCGAATTTTGAGCCTTCGTGAAGAAAAGACGGTTGGAGAACAGAAGAGGACCGTTCAGTTGATCAAACGGGGTGAAAGATTGGCGAACGACTATGCCAGGAAGATTGATGAGGCACGTACCCTGGGGGGGCGTGAGCGGGGGAGCGTTCTTCGAGAGGCGGAGGAGTTTCAACGACAGACTTTGCAGCAGGCCAAGGAAGAGGTAAACCGTCAGATTGAATCGTTACGCCTGACGTTGGAGAGAGAGGCGAGGCAGGCATCGATAGAATTGAAAAAATATTCTAACGAGGCAGCACAAGAGACGGTTGAAAAAATCCTGGAGAGAAAACTTTCATGA
- a CDS encoding polymer-forming cytoskeletal protein yields MFGEKGITESHKSGPISGLLERGCEFEGKLTFEGTVRINGKFTGEIFSEGTLIIGEGAVVDGKIEVGNIMIHGEANGSIKATDRIEMHAPAVVQSDITAQTLVIDEGVVFEGSCSMGKKGVLRSVEEEKKAAS; encoded by the coding sequence ATGTTTGGTGAAAAAGGGATAACCGAGTCACATAAGAGTGGACCCATTAGCGGTCTTCTTGAAAGGGGATGTGAGTTCGAGGGAAAACTGACCTTTGAGGGGACTGTTCGGATCAACGGAAAGTTTACGGGAGAGATTTTTTCCGAGGGAACTCTTATCATTGGGGAAGGGGCTGTTGTTGATGGAAAGATTGAGGTTGGCAATATCATGATTCATGGAGAGGCAAACGGGAGTATCAAGGCGACGGATCGTATTGAGATGCATGCTCCCGCTGTCGTTCAGAGTGATATTACAGCACAGACCCTGGTCATCGATGAAGGGGTTGTGTTTGAGGGCTCTTGTTCAATGGGTAAAAAGGGAGTTCTCCGGTCTGTTGAAGAGGAGAAGAAAGCAGCCTCTTAA
- a CDS encoding ParB/RepB/Spo0J family partition protein, with translation MERRALGRGLASLISTVKETSYETPVVATSMEVRSGDGMRMVLVSSIRPNELQPRMHFDAAKIEELADSIRQKGILAPLIVSKKGEQYELISGERRLRAAQIAGLSEVPVIIREADSSEKLEIALIENIQRADLNSIEEGLAYQSLMERFGYTQEEVAVKVGKDRATIANMLRLLKLPSKAKEALQQGLITMGHARALLGITEIERQIYFLEKIISEGLTVRDLERRIADGRSVPRGRRRASKVLPDHLVEMVDQFRRLLGTQVHLLPSHPLKKGEVLGDKGKIVIDYYSQGDLDRIYRTVTRS, from the coding sequence ATGGAAAGAAGAGCGCTTGGTCGAGGTCTTGCCTCGCTGATATCAACCGTCAAAGAGACATCTTACGAAACTCCTGTAGTGGCTACCTCCATGGAAGTCCGTTCGGGAGATGGTATGCGAATGGTGCTGGTCTCTTCAATCCGCCCCAACGAGTTGCAACCGAGGATGCACTTTGATGCTGCAAAGATTGAAGAGCTTGCTGATTCGATCAGGCAAAAAGGGATTTTGGCCCCATTGATTGTTTCAAAAAAGGGGGAACAATACGAACTTATTTCTGGAGAGCGTCGTCTTCGAGCAGCCCAGATTGCCGGATTATCCGAGGTGCCCGTGATAATTCGCGAGGCCGACAGTTCTGAAAAGTTGGAAATTGCCCTTATTGAGAATATTCAGCGTGCTGATTTGAATTCCATTGAGGAGGGATTGGCCTACCAGTCCCTCATGGAGCGATTCGGTTATACCCAAGAAGAGGTGGCGGTAAAGGTCGGTAAAGATCGTGCGACGATTGCCAACATGCTGAGACTTTTGAAGCTCCCCTCTAAGGCGAAGGAAGCGCTTCAACAGGGTCTGATAACCATGGGGCATGCCCGTGCCCTGCTCGGGATAACCGAGATCGAGAGACAGATCTATTTTTTGGAAAAAATCATTTCGGAAGGTCTTACCGTCCGTGATTTGGAGAGGCGAATTGCCGATGGACGATCGGTGCCGAGGGGGCGCCGCCGTGCCTCAAAGGTTCTTCCAGACCATCTTGTTGAAATGGTTGATCAATTTCGGAGGCTTTTAGGAACCCAGGTTCATTTGCTTCCATCCCACCCGCTGAAAAAGGGAGAGGTTTTGGGCGACAAGGGAAAGATTGTTATTGATTATTATTCACAGGGCGATTTAGACCGAATTTATAGGACTGTTACAAGGAGTTGA
- a CDS encoding ParA family protein, whose translation MTEIIGFCNQKGGVGKTTSAVNVAASIAFLGKKVLLVDIDPQCNATSALGLEKNSLISNSYNLFTHENIPSPVATDLANLDIVPSTTELVGAEIELVSFDERETRIKSSLRHYLGRYDFIFVDAPPSLGLLTLNLLTASTSLLIPVQCEYFALEGLTELLKTIDLVKKRLNPTLSIGGIILTMFDGRNRLSHDVERELRTHFSEKVFKTVIPRSVRISEAPSHGMPIIVYDHKSRGAQSYLDLSQEILERYSLQAPGGDTWKEERLVEVLPR comes from the coding sequence ATGACTGAAATAATAGGGTTTTGTAATCAAAAAGGTGGTGTCGGCAAGACAACGAGCGCCGTTAACGTTGCTGCGTCGATTGCCTTTCTTGGTAAAAAGGTCCTTTTGGTTGATATTGATCCACAATGTAACGCTACATCAGCCCTTGGTTTAGAAAAAAATTCATTAATATCAAATAGTTATAATCTATTTACCCATGAAAACATCCCATCCCCCGTTGCGACCGACCTTGCAAATCTGGATATTGTCCCCTCGACAACCGAGCTTGTTGGGGCCGAGATAGAGCTTGTCAGCTTTGATGAGCGTGAGACGAGAATCAAATCCTCCTTGAGACACTATCTTGGGAGATACGATTTCATTTTCGTGGATGCCCCTCCCTCTCTGGGTCTTCTCACCCTTAATTTACTGACGGCATCAACGTCACTCCTTATTCCGGTTCAATGTGAGTACTTCGCCCTGGAGGGGCTTACGGAACTCTTAAAGACAATTGATCTCGTCAAGAAAAGGTTAAATCCAACTCTTTCAATTGGCGGCATTATTCTTACGATGTTTGATGGGAGGAACAGGCTCTCTCATGATGTCGAACGGGAATTAAGAACCCATTTCAGCGAGAAGGTGTTCAAGACCGTCATCCCACGATCTGTTCGTATTTCAGAGGCGCCGAGCCACGGTATGCCGATCATTGTTTATGACCATAAATCAAGAGGGGCCCAGAGCTATCTGGATCTCTCTCAAGAAATCCTTGAGAGGTACAGTCTTCAGGCTCCAGGAGGTGATACATGGAAAGAAGAGCGCTTGGTCGAGGTCTTGCCTCGCTGA
- the rsmG gene encoding 16S rRNA (guanine(527)-N(7))-methyltransferase RsmG, with translation MNYLDLESFFNKMTSSRYDFKPFYEYLQILLQWNSKINLTSLNDPRIILEELFVDSLFLVDQIKMAGSLDIKILDIGSGAGLPGIPLKIALPAIQLTLVESIKKKSDFIKAVARKLSMDNLEVLNLRLHKDSEIGRYDIVVSRGTMSLSDLVRLSLNFVVKAGTIITMKGEEPSSEISELQKITKNNLIVEKIPYSLPMSGKKRTLIVVSHI, from the coding sequence ATGAATTATTTAGACCTCGAATCATTTTTTAACAAGATGACTTCAAGTCGATATGATTTCAAGCCGTTCTATGAATATCTCCAAATCCTTCTGCAGTGGAACAGTAAAATCAATCTCACCTCACTGAACGATCCAAGGATTATACTGGAAGAACTTTTTGTAGATTCGCTCTTTCTTGTTGACCAAATCAAGATGGCGGGAAGTTTAGATATAAAAATTTTGGATATTGGCAGTGGCGCCGGACTTCCGGGTATTCCATTGAAAATAGCACTTCCAGCAATTCAATTGACCCTTGTAGAATCAATCAAAAAGAAATCAGACTTTATCAAGGCAGTCGCTAGAAAGCTGTCCATGGACAATCTCGAGGTGCTGAATTTGAGACTCCATAAAGATTCAGAGATTGGACGGTATGATATCGTTGTTTCACGTGGAACAATGTCCTTGAGCGATCTCGTAAGGCTCTCACTTAATTTTGTCGTTAAGGCAGGAACGATTATAACAATGAAGGGAGAAGAGCCGTCGTCTGAAATTTCAGAGCTCCAAAAAATAACGAAGAACAATTTGATTGTCGAAAAAATCCCATATTCACTTCCCATGTCCGGAAAGAAGCGAACTCTAATTGTTGTCAGTCATATTTGA